The Henckelia pumila isolate YLH828 chromosome 2, ASM3356847v2, whole genome shotgun sequence genome includes a window with the following:
- the LOC140880042 gene encoding cysteine protease RD19A-like produces the protein MAPRFVHLLLAATLVAASFSCILAGGDDIHGSGDDLLIRQVVDLGNDGEKAPLDADNHFELFKRKFGKTYATQEEHDHRFSVFKANLRRARRHQKLDPSAEHGVTAFSDLTRSEFRRQLLGVNRRLRLPVDAHKAEILPTNDLPTDFDWRDHGAVSPVKNQGTCGSCWSFSTTGALEGANYLATGKLVSLSEQQLVDCDHECDPEEKNSCDSGCNGGLMNSALEYALKSGGLMREADYPYTGTDRGACKFDKSKIAAKVANFSVVSLDEQQIAANLVKNGPLAVAINAAFMQTYIKGVSCPLICSKRIDHGVLLVGYGAAGYAPIRFREKSYWIIKNSWGEHWGEKGYYKICQGHDICGVDSLVSTVAAVKT, from the exons ATGGCTCCACGCTTCGTGCACCTCTTGTTGGCTGCTACACTCGTCGCGGCGTCGTTTTCTTGTATCCTCGCCGGCGGTGATGACATCCACGGGAGTGGCGACGACTTGCTGATCCGTCAAGTCGTCGATCTCGGCAACGACGGCGAGAAAGCGCCGCTCGACGCCGATAATCACTTCGAGCTCTTCAAGAGGAAGTTCGGAAAGACCTATGCAACGCAGGAGGAGCACGATCACAGGTTTTCCGTGTTTAAGGCTAATTTGCGCCGCGCGAGGCGCCATCAGAAGCTCGACCCTTCCGCCGAGCACGGCGTCACTGCGTTCTCGGATCTCACTCGCTCTGAGTTCCGACGTCAGTTACTCGGAGTGAATCGGAGACTTCGTCTCCCTGTTGACGCTCACAAGGCTGAGATACTGCCGACGAACGACCTTCCGACTGATTTTGACTGGAGAGATCACGGTGCCGTCTCACCGGTTAAAAATCAG GGTACTTGTGGATCGTGCTGGTCATTCAGCACAACAGGAGCATTAGAAGGTGCAAACTATCTGGCAACGGGGAAACTTGTGAGTCTTAGTGAACAGCAGCTTGTTGATTGCGACCATGAG TGTGATCCAGAAGAAAAAAATTCATGTGACTCTGGTTGTAATGGTGGATTGATGAATAGTGCATTAGAATACGCACTTAAATCTGGAGGGCTCATGCGAGAAGCGGACTATCCATACACTGGCACTGACCGTGGAGCCTGCAAGTTTGACAAGAGCAAGATCGCAGCAAAGGTTGCCAACTTCAGTGTTGTGTCACTCGATGAGCAACAAATTGCTGCAAATCTGGTCAAAAATGGCCCTCTTGCTG TGGCTATCAATGCAGCTTTCATGCAGACATACATTAAGGGAGTGTCGTGCCCGCTGATATGCTCTAAAAGGATTGATCACGGTGTGTTGTTGGTTGGATATGGTGCAGCCGGATACGCACCAATTCGGTTCAGGGAGAAATCATATTGGATCATCAAGAATTCTTGGGGAGAACACTGGGGAGAGAAGGGTTATTATAAAATCTGTCAAGGACACGATATTTGTGGAGTGGATTCCTTGGTTTCCACTGTTGCAGCTGTTAAGACTTGA